CTGATGAATTTGAAATCAACTGTCAGGAAAATATTTTTGTGGCTTAACTAACTGTCCAGAAAAGTGTGGCAGGATCATTCGGTGTTATTAAGCTACACTACTATTAAAAGTATCAGCTAATAAAATTGCTGTCAGTTTTTTTTTATAAGTTATTACCTGACAGCAATCTCGCTATCGTATAAATAGAGTCGGCTTTAAGTTGTTACTTCTAACAACTGTTTTTGCATTCCGGGCATAATCCATAGTATTCAATTGTACATCCGGTAATTTTATACCCTTTAGCTTCAAGTTGGTCCGGGATCGGGACATTCACATCAAAAGTGATGTCGTCGACTTTGCCGCACTCAGTACATCTCATGTGAGGATGCGGCATAGCATTCCCGTCGAACCTGTTTTTTCCGCCGGATTCGATTTTTAGGATTACTCCGTTTGAAGCCATCAACTCCAGATTTCTGTAAACAGTACCCAGACTGATGTTGGCAATCCTTTTTCTAACCAGCTCATATAGTTCATCGGCTGTCGGATGGCATGTGACACCCTTTAATTCTTCAAGAATCAGTTCTCGTTGTTTTGATCTTCTTTGTCCTATTTTCATAATGACCTCTGTCAATACTGATAGTAATAATTCTTGTTAGTGTCAATAGCTTTTGAGATTATTAGCTTGTTTTAATGGAGGAAACACAAAAATATTGCATTAATATGAATGAACGTACTTTAGCTTGATATTATAAATTAACCATTATGAAGATTAACAGATCTCTTGCAGTCATCAACAATTAGAGCTATCCCTTTAATAATTAGATTAATTTGTTATTAAG
This DNA window, taken from Maridesulfovibrio ferrireducens, encodes the following:
- a CDS encoding Fur family transcriptional regulator — its product is MKIGQRRSKQRELILEELKGVTCHPTADELYELVRKRIANISLGTVYRNLELMASNGVILKIESGGKNRFDGNAMPHPHMRCTECGKVDDITFDVNVPIPDQLEAKGYKITGCTIEYYGLCPECKNSC